DNA sequence from the Malus domestica chromosome 06, GDT2T_hap1 genome:
tccaagtgctgacttattgctctctttctccttgtcttgcaggtaagaacaaggccaaaagaaaagacagggaaaaagcatgatatgggatactcttgcttttaaccctgatgatatgagatattcttgctctagtatagtttgtttacagaggtattatcggggggaaagaaagctgaatatttcgaaaggcttcgttgggagtgccctctcagataagaggaagggttgagtagttttgcaggtctgcctgtccgttggggatggaggtcgacatatataggagtctccctaacatcaagtaataatgctattcctttaccctgcttggtcatagcacggtagtgggagctgccagcttcacaagttttaactctgtcagagcactttgaaaaagtggtctgtggtatctggaaagctgatgttgcgtgtgaagattacagacaagctttatccaaggagatccagctcttgaagttgggaaagtggtgcctcttcggttttcgaacaagcaatcctgtcggggatctcgctctcgagattcggagaacgatgcctctttgatttttgagaaagcaatcctgctgggggtctggctctcgagattcggagagcggtgtcttcgatttttgagaaagtaatcatgttggaagtctggctctcgagattcggagggcggtgcctctttgattttggagcaagcaatcttgttgggagtgttttctcgaatgtgagtaaaggttgggcatgtttgctagtctaccttgccacgaagcacagaggttgacacacagggactttccaattatccagcagtggtactgttcctttaccctctcttcgatttttgagaaagtaatcatgttaggagtctggctctcgagattcagagggcggtgcctcttcgattttggagcaatcaatcttgttgggagtgttttctcgaatgtgagtaaaggttgggcatgtttgctagtctaccttgccacgaagcacagaggttgacacatagggactttccaattatccagcagtggtactgttcatttaccctcttttcgatttttgagatagtaatcatgttgggagtctggatctcgagattcggagggcggtgcctctttgattttggagcaagcaatcttgttgggagtgttttctcgaatgtgagtaaaggttgggcatgtttgctagtctaccttgccacgaagtacagaggttgacacaccgggactttccaattatccagcagtggtactgttcctttacccttgtgggtaataatatggtagttagaccttcaaaatttatgtgtctaaactttgttagtgttgtttctttgctattcttttacccttcttggtcagagcgatgtagtgggagctgcaagcttcacgtgtctcaactttgtcagagaactttggcaaagttatatgtggtacccatgagctactgttgcgtgtgggaagtgggtgattgaacagtacgattcatgtgctttctacttcgccagaaatcttcgacataatgcccataatttccgcaaagctgagtgtgcgtgtgacaggtgctgacaaggctggaaaagtaggtgcctcttcgatttctgagatcagccctcgtggtctctgagcagcccagcttttgagaaagcaagccttttcgatttctgagatcggccttcgtggtctttgagcagcccagcttttgagaaagcaaacgcctcttcgatttctgagatcgacccttgtggtctctgagcagcccagcttttgagaaagcaaacgcctcttcgatttctgagcaggcgcctcttcgatttctgaagcttcgtcgagtgcagatttttataggggctgacattaagttccaaagcacacttgaatatccaccagtagaagctccattcttgcacttctaagatcttgatttgtccgacctcttctctcttcaacacctttgaaaatgtctggcccctccgaccgtcgttttgacttgaaccttgttgaagaggcagccccgccttctccagacaacatatggcgcccatccttcgtctcccctactggtcctcttaccgttggggatttcgtgatgaagaatgatatgaccgctgcggtagtggccaggaaccttctcactcccaaagataacagactactttccaaacggtctgacgagttggctgttaaggattctctggctcttagtgttcagtgtgcaggttctgtgtctaatatggcccaacgcctatttgctcgaacccgccaagttgaatcattggcggctgaagtgatgagtctcaaacaggagattagagggctcaagcatgagaataaacagttgcaccggctcacacatgactatgctacaaacatgaagaggaagcttgaccagatgaaggaatctgatggtcaggttttacttaatcatcatagatttgtgggtttgttccaaaggcatttattgccttcgtcttctggggctgtaccgcgtaatgaagctccaaatgatcaacctctgatgcctcctccttctagggttttgtccagtactgaggctccgaatgatccccctccggtgccttctctttctggggctctaccgactgctgagacttctcctaagcaacctttgtgaaggctccctcttgtttgtttattttgactcaagtatatgtacatatttgtaacttatcggggatatcaataaataagctttccttcatttcaacgtattatgttaaatacatcgaagccttcttcgctaagttctttaaattttcttttgttgaagcttgtatgttgaagctttgtgagtggagcatgtaggttgaggtagtgttcccttaatttcccgagtgaggaaaacttctcggttggagacttggaaaatccaagtcactgagtgggatcggctatatgaatcttagaacgccattgtgttctgtcctgtgtcatgtcctccgttaggtccaagtactctaagtcttttcttagggtctcttccaaagttttcctaggtcttcctccaccccttcggccctgaacctctgtcccatagtcgcatcttctaatcggagcgtcagtaggccttctttgcacatgtccaaaccaccgtaaccgattttctctcatctttccttcaatttcggctactcctactttaccccggatatcctcattcctaatcttatcctttctcgtgtgcccacacatccaacgaagcatcctcatctccgctacacccattttatgtacgtgttgatgcttcaccgcccaacattttgtgccatacaacatcgccggccttattgccgtcctatagaattttcccttgagcttcagtggcatacggcggtcacacaacacgccggatgcactcttccacttcatccatccagcttgtattctatggttgagatctccatctaattcgccgttcttttgcaagatagatcctaggtaacgaaaacgatcgctctttggtatttcttgatcttcgatcctcacccctaactcgttttggcctccatttgcactgaacttgcactccatatattatgtctttgatcggcttaggcgaagacctttagattccaacacttctttccaaaggttaagctttgcatttaccccttcctgagtttcatctatcaacactatatcgtctgcgaaaagcatacaccaaggaatatcatcttgaatatgtcctgttaactcatccattaccaaagcaaaaaggtaaggacttaaggatgagtcttaatgtaatcctacagttatgggaaagctttcggtttgtccttcatgagttcttacggcagtctttgctccttcatacatatcctttatagcttggatatatgctactcgtactcctttcttctctaaaatcctccaaagaatgtctcttgggaccctatcatacgctttttccaaatctataaagaccatgtgtaaatcctttttcccatctctatatctttccatcagtcttcgtaagagatagattgcctccatggttgagcgccctggcatgaacccgaattggttgtccgaaacccgtgtctcttgcctcaatctatgctcaatgactctctcccagagcttcattgtatgactcattagcttaatacccctatagttcatgcaattttgtacatcgcccttattcttgtagataggcaccaaagtgctcgttcgccactcatttagcatcttcttcgttttcaaaatcctattgaaaaggtcagtgagccatgttatacatgtctctcccaaaactttccacacttcgattggtatatcgtctgggcctactgcttttctatgcttcatcttcttcaaagctacaaccacttcttcctttcggattctacgataaaaaaagtagtttctacactcttctgagttactcaactcccctaaagaagcacttctttcatgtccttcattgaaaagattatgaaaataacctttccatctgtctttaaccgcgttctctgtagcaagaacctttccatcctcatccttgatgcacctcacttggtttaggtcccttgtcttcttttcccttgctctagctagtttatagatatccaactctccttctttggtatctagtcgcttatacatatcgtcataagccgctaacttagcttctctcacagctttcttcgcctcttgcttcgcttttctatacctttcaccattttcattggtcatatccttgtataaggctttacaacattccttcttagccttcacctttgtttgtacctcctcattccaccaccaagattccttttggtgtggggcaaagcccttggactctcctaatacctcttttgctacttttcggatacaactagccatggaatcccacatttggttagcttccccctctctatcccacacacactgggtgattactttctctttgaaaatagcttgtttttcttcttttagattccaccatctagtccttgggcacttccaagtctttttcttttttcttactcttttgatatgtacatccatcaccaacaagcgatgttgattagccacgctctctcctggtataactttgcaatccttacaagttatacgatcctttttcctcattagaagaaaatctatttgtgttttttacgacccactcttgtaggtgatcacatgttcttctctcttcttaaagaaaatgttggctaagaagagatcatatgtcattgcaaaatccaagatagcttccccatcctcgtttctctccccaaaggatggggaagctatttGAATACACGATcagatattttaaatcaatattcGTCGAAGCATCCAAGAGAGTcctttgaaataaaagaaagggcTTTGACCGGACGGTGTAGATCTAAAGATGGACCCACCAGGAGTCGGCACGTGAAAACAGTTAATCGCATTAACAATTCCGTTCCCATCATCATCGTTCTCTTTTGGATCCCCACCACATTTACAGGAGACATTTTTACTCTCCGTCGCTCACTCTCTCTCTGCCTTTTGCCTTTTGGGTTTGCAAAAAGCATAATCCTTTGATGAATGAATCATACGCTTATCAGTATTCCCAAGTACGTcgatttcgtttttttttttacccttcctttttgtctttttcattaataaTATCGTGATGATTTCCCTTTACGCGCCATTCAATTACCATTTTTTTAGCTAGTACTGTGAATTGTGATGCAGTTTTTCGTGTATAAAATGTTGGGTTGTgtgtaaatttcaatttttttactgCCTCGatcttgtttttatttattttttatgtttttatgtacTTGCAAATCGTAATAAGTGTTCTCATCGTCAGCTGTTGAAATTTGACTGCTGGTGAGGCTATTTCttgttttccttgtttcttTACTAAAGAAAGACGACTTTCAACAATTTGCTTTGTGGGAAAGTTGGAAATCGGGAAATTGATCAAATCTTTCGCCTTCAAAATACTTCcagaagaacccaaaaatctcaGTCCAAGAACACAAAAGTCTGCCAGCGGAAAGGAAAAGAatttcaaagtgtttttcctgGAAAAGGAAATTATTGGTTTTGTTGGACaagaaaaagattgaaatcTCAGGGAGATATTGACcgaaaaaataaagggaaatcTCAGAGAGGCGGACATTGATCCGTGCATATATAGACATATCCTCAACCAAGAAAGATGGGTTCTTTCAAAGGTCATATTCTGCCAGGGACTTTGTTTTTGGTTGTTGGGGTGTGGCACGTATGGTGCTCGCTGGTGAGATATGTGTCAAACCCCAAGTCCTTTCGGGTACATGTATGGAACCCAGTTCCCGGTGTTGATGGGAGGCTTAAGTATTTTGAGCTTTATCTTATAGCagttggtgctttcattgataTGTGTATCGAGCTTTTGTATTCGACCCATCTCAAGTTCTTTGTAGATGGAGTCTTGAACCCTCATCACATGAATGATTTCGAGCACTCGGGGATGCTTCTTATGTTCTTTATCTTTGGGGTTGTCACCCTGATCTCACAGGAGACAAGGTATGGTCATGCTCATTTGATTATATTGATTGCCATTTTCTTCGTTTTTATATCATGTTGTGTAACAATCCTGTTGATTCGTCGGAAAAAGATAGGATAGAAAAAGCAATAAAGCCACTGATTCTTAGATTTTAAATATATGAGATAAAGTAGCTGCTCCGATCAATTAAGAGTGTTGCATTTTTTTACCTGCTCAAGTGGATGTTTCTATAGCACCGGaaacaaattaacaaaatgAGTGCACATCTAAAAGTTTATTCATTTTTTCAGCTTGGACTATGAGGCATTTGTATCCATGCTTCCtctgtttctttgcaatttaaAGATTTTAATTTGGATGCTAGCAATCAAAATCGTTCAGATAATAGTACTTGCATAATTAGATGACTCTGGCAGCTGCTTATATGATGACTATCTGTTCTTGTGTACATATCAGGTGGGGATAGTAATTTGCAATTAGATACTCCATGGGAAGTGAATAAGGGATTTCATAATTATTTGTTGTGATATATTGCAACACTTTTATCCACTATTTATGATAGCTAAATAAgaatggaaagaaaagaaaaaacactatCTTAATACGATTGCTTAATTCGTATATGATTGTGTAAGCATCAGTTTTAACTCATGAAACTTAGATAAATGTCACCAGACAGCAAAAGTTTTGCAATCATTCCCCAGGAATTCAGAGTGATGTGAAAATGTTTACAATAAAGAGGCAGATGTCTGATGATAGCACTTATGTTTTTTGGAATTTCAGTTGACAAGAGAGAGGTGCTCCCTCTTTGATCTAGGTTCCAGTCTCCCGTCCCCTCTCTCTGACGTCTGACCTACTGGTCTTCCATCAATGTTGATGCCATCTTCAGGACCCACCTTGGAGCAACACAGCCTCTCCCCATCACCACTTAGCTTCCTCATCTAAAATGTTGAACCCCCAGTAGATGTCCTTCCTTTATCCTGATCCCTTCCCAGAAAAAGCTGCCACAGCTCTTGACCTACAGCTAACAAGACTAATTATTCCACTAGGCTTGTTAACATAGGGTTATCCTCAACTCTCATACATTTATTCCAGTTTTCTATTCGCTCATGTTAATCGAGGAGAGCTGAAGAAGCTCCAGTAGAGCCCCAAGTCCATGATGGTTTCCAGCGGCCTGCTTGTGCCTGCAGATTGACTCCTTTTCTGTGGGATCATTGTAGAATTACTTTTGAAACTATTTTTATAATGAAAGGATTCAAGTTGTCGTGCATAATATGATCATTGTAGAATTACTTTTGAAACTATTTTTATACTTACGGATGCTTCAAATATCACAGCGCTACCCATCGACATTAACCCCTATTAACACAACTGTTTGTTAATTGTTAATTTTAACCGTCCAACACATCATCTATGCAATACccttggtttttcttttctgtttttcagTCTCTTATGCGATGACTTTGTACTATGGctaattgtttttctttctcctttaaTGTCATGCAATTAGATTTCTTCCGATGCCTGAAGGAGCTCTTGCTCTGATTGCTGCTACAGCATTCTGTGCAGAGTATCTCCTTTTCTACTTTCACTCAACAACTCATAAAGGCCTCGAGGGGTATTACCACATCCTCCTTGTCCTCCTAATCGGGCTCTGCATAGTGTCAACTGTAGCTGGAGCCCTCTTACCAACCAGCTTTCCAATTGATTTATGTAGCGGTATTGCCATAACTCTCCAAGGCCTCTGGTTTTATCAGACTGCGTTCACTCTCTACGGCCCCATGATGCCAGATGGTTGTCAGCTCAAGGATGATATGATCTCATGTCATTCTGTCGACAATGAGGTCCGAGGTGAGTTGCTTGCAAACTTCCAGTTCTTTACCATGGTACTTAGTGTACTTGTTGCAGTTGTGGGAGGATATGGTTTTGTTGCCTCAAGATTTGGGCATTCTGATCAACGGAGCTTGCGTGCAGTATAGGATGTATTCGTTGATGATCGACATAGGGGTACGCTAGCTTATCCTTGTCCGCGTTTATTGCAATACAAGCTGTTCTTCTGACAACCTGATTTCTGTGATTTTACAGGTTTGACATGCGGATCTACGAAAATATAATGTTTAACGGAGGAAAGATCGAAACATAGATTTTTAGATTTAGAAGCAAACGGAGATACGAGTCGTGGAGTTAGTGGCATTCATAACATCATAGATACAAGGGgaacttttttttgtcaataatgAAGAGGCTTTTGTTCAAGGTCATGTTCTTCCCTATTTAAAATGAAAATGTGTTTTATATATGGATTGTTTTGTAAACTTATTTTTGCTTGGTGTCGAATTTTGTAACCTTATTGTGATCTATATAATATTTGACgtatttattcattaaaatgACATCGAGTTGGGATTTAGCAATGGTTATAACATAGCTATCTTGACGTTGGAGAGAAATTTACGTGCAACCAAAACGCGAAGGTCACTATCATGGAGCGCCATTTGTTCCGAGTTGTGTGGAACAAATAGCAAGGCAGGAGATAGAGAATGCAAACCAAAACAACAAGAACATCAAGATTTCTATAATTGTCGTCCattatgtgtttgttttgtgccaTCGATCCGTTTAAATTGGGCTTAATCGCGCTTTGTGGCGGTTTAAACGAAAGGACGATAGGATTATTGTCGTAGAAATGCACATAATACTAAAGTTCCAGAGATACTCAAGGTGATTTAGCCTTCAACTGCTTGATAATGGTATTAATAATCAAACAAAAACTACTTAAAAACTGCATATCGCTTCAcacaattcacaatttattgccAAATCTGTTTGAAACTAAATTTAACGAGCCGctagttttgacataaaaccAAGAAATACAAATACAACACTCACTTTTATGTTTCTATGATCTAAAACCAGCTAGGTAAACCTTCAGCTGATCGACTTCAGCTTTTCTGCTTCAGCCGCTTACAAAGAGCAACTGCTGCCCGTTCGCTTTCCACAGTATCATAGCTCGAAATAAATTAGAAGAGAATTGAACATTTCAATTCTAAGGCACACAGCATATGCACAAAAAAGTATTTATAACACGCAATGTAGGAGACTCTAAAGATCAGTAGAGTTTATTTCATTCAAGTATGCTTCCCTAATGGGATCTGCAAACCGGGTTCAATAAGGAACAATGATGGATTCTATAAGCTCTTGAAGTGGAGCTAGCTCCTTCTTGTCAATTAGCACAAATTCCTGCAAAAAGCGCAGTATAATGGAATCAGCCTACGAGTTTATCGAGTAGGAACTTTGTCCATGAAGTAAGATAAAACCATGACTATTATGCATTAGTAATTTCACTCTCCTAACTATTATGTTCTTACTCCTCGAATCTAATTTCTATTGGATAACGATAAGGCCATGACAGGTGTTCAAACAACTAGCAACCTATACCACTTTATGAATTGAATGTCTGTCTCCCAACTGATGTATTTTGTGCCAAAAAAGGAGACGGAATCTGGAACTTACTTGTTCTTACATTGAGCATATGCACTGGGGTCTGAGGTAGTAGTTGGTTGAGGTTGCACGGGTTAGTTTGGGTTTTTCCTCAGTTACAATTCAACGTTGTTTGCAAAAAGTCACAGATTCCTTACAGGCTCCATCCTCTCTACCCTGTAGAGATatttattttctatgattttattAAGATCGGGAAGCTGCTGTAGTTGAGAGTTTAGACTACAATGTCAGAGGtgtgttttggttttgtttctatGAGTTATAGCAAAACGTTGGTTGACCTCTTGTTCCCCGAGTCTTTGTACTCTATTTTATGACTATTATTATAAATTCAAGTTACCAACAGCTAGACCACAATCTATAAGGCGAATTAAGAATATAATCAATTTCAGAATGTTATCGACGTTATCAACAAGATacaatgattaaataaataaacgtaCAACTAGATATATttcaaaaagaagagaaaagaaaacagttattGCAATAGTAAGAGTACTTACGCAGGTAAATAGTATGAAATGCTTGAAGCAAGTATTTAAATGGGCCTCCTCCTTAAGGCTCACAATTTTCTGGAAATGAGAGTGATATATGTGGGCATATACACGGAACAGTCTTTTGAATATCGTCTTCACAACCTCCCTGAAATTGGGGGGAAATGGTGCACCTGAAAGACAAAGAAAGTGAACAGAGAATGAATTATATTAGTCAAATGAAAAACACAATATTGTCATAAATAGCATTACCAAGCTTTTGGGGAAATATGGATTCATCATCAAGTTGAGATTCAATCCAGTCCATTAGATATTCAACATATTTTGGAGCCGAAACCTCAATCGGTTTCTTAATCTGTACACCATCTGCCCACCTATACTCATACCTGTAGAGTTTTAACAAACAGAAGCTGGATTAGAATAAAAATTATAGAAGGCATAATTTGATCAGTCGTTAAAGTTGTCCAAGCCATCGAGTAAAAAGAGAAATTGGGAGTACATAACTTTTCAAAGGTTTTACACGAAAAAGATGTAGAAATTTGCTGGCAATATTTCAATACTGAATTTATGCAACAGAAACTGAAAAGTAACTCTAGAGCTAGCAGGCAAAGGTTGGTTAGCAGACAAACCACATACTGAATGACCAGAATGATGTAGGAGATTATGCAAGTACTGGGTTGTGGGTGCTGAGAGAAAGGTATACAACCCAATAGAGAAAGGGGAAGTTGAGGCATGCAAAGGCCCACAAACTGTTTGAAAGAGGAGGTTGGTTTCCCACAAAGCAGAGAGATTGGGACAGGGTGGTTCAAGGCGTAGAGATAGGGAGGAGCTTCATTCATTTTCTCTTGTCTAAATAATATTGATATTGAATACTTGATCCTTTTCCTAGTAGTGTTGATGACCTGTGTTAAACATGTCAGTATTAAAGAGTCAAAttaatagtttattttaatatctATCAATATGTGAACACCTAATCGCAAACGGAATCAATTGCTATTAATTTCAGAATTAATATAAATCTAGCTTTCTGAAATATCTTGTACTTAGTGTGTTTCCATGTTCCCCTGGAGACTTTTGGTAGAAAGACAAGAAGCCCGTAACACAATGGTAAAAAAACCCAGatttaagaaaagaaagagCAAAACGGTTTAATAAAAGAAAGATATACTCCCATACTTGGGGCCTGCAGTCATTGTAGGACAATTCTCTGGAGTACAGAACTCTGTGAGAGTACCGTATAACAAGTTGACCTGATTGAAGAAATCCACAGCTGAAATTTAAACACCGACGACAAGATTTTAGAACTAGAGTACACAAGAGGGAttgaattaaataataaattgcTGGAAAGGAGGTACTTGAATGTTGTAATGAAGATTATTTTTCCTAAAAGACCGGAGAAAatgaaattcacataattggtgccgttttttatttttttgtgatttttattcTTTCAGTCGGGTGTGGGGACATGAGGGAGGAGATCAGATGTGAAGGAAGGAGCAAGAATATGTAGAATGGTCTTTGTACTTAGTTTTAGTTTTATCTATTCCTACTTTTTTGTTCCTCGCCTCTCATTTTTCTTCAGTGCCTtatttctctcctctttctcttctttaATTGGAAGAAACATAAAAGCATGCCCTACAGTTTTCTGGTTTTTGTCTGGAACACAGTAATATTAAAAAGTAAAGTCATTCCCTTTCAACTGCTTTttaaagttatctattttctcaTAATGCTTTCTAAgagaaacacatgaaaatataaatataattttgaatAATATCTCAAGTTGCATCCAAACAACAACAATTCGGAGGAAAGAGTTCCATGTTCATGTAAATCCTTTTACATAGAAACTTGTACTGTCTAAAACATCACACAACAAGCTAAACAGAGCTTTATGCAACAACCATATGTTCTTTTGATAAGAAACAAAACTTTTAACCACGTATCAACCATATGATGGACTAGACA
Encoded proteins:
- the LOC103409425 gene encoding uncharacterized protein; amino-acid sequence: MGSFKGHILPGTLFLVVGVWHVWCSLVRYVSNPKSFRVHVWNPVPGVDGRLKYFELYLIAVGAFIDMCIELLYSTHLKFFVDGVLNPHHMNDFEHSGMLLMFFIFGVVTLISQETRFLPMPEGALALIAATAFCAEYLLFYFHSTTHKGLEGYYHILLVLLIGLCIVSTVAGALLPTSFPIDLCSGIAITLQGLWFYQTAFTLYGPMMPDGCQLKDDMISCHSVDNEVRGELLANFQFFTMVLSVLVAVVGGYGFVASRFGHSDQRSLRAV
- the LOC103409423 gene encoding MOB kinase activator-like 1B, producing the protein MSLFGLGRNQRTFRPKKSAPSGSKGAQLRKHIDATLGSGNLREAVKLPTGEDLNEWLAVNTVDFFNQVNLLYGTLTEFCTPENCPTMTAGPKYEYRWADGVQIKKPIEVSAPKYVEYLMDWIESQLDDESIFPQKLGAPFPPNFREVVKTIFKRLFRVYAHIYHSHFQKIVSLKEEAHLNTCFKHFILFTCEFVLIDKKELAPLQELIESIIVPY